The Miscanthus floridulus cultivar M001 chromosome 7, ASM1932011v1, whole genome shotgun sequence genome includes a region encoding these proteins:
- the LOC136463518 gene encoding U-box domain-containing protein 26-like, translating to MPGSVPLALGLDTAGLQVPWYFRCPISLELMRDPVTVSTGQTYDRASIESWVATGNTTCPVTRAPLADFTLIPNHTLRRLIQEWCVAHRSMGVERIPTPKQPADPDLVRSLVAQGPGLPALRRLRALARESDKNRLVMATHETRAALVESAFGSGAASSEELEAEAMAVLALVGLGEAEAAEVVGREERVARLGKVLGGGAGAGVPLEARVNAGAVAEAAASASGAEARAVLGAAEGVMDGLVELVEEKANARAVRVGIRALFALCLAKENRPRAVAAGAASALARRVAEGGAGEPERALAAVERLCRAEGGRDAVVAGAGGGAAAVAALVRAMSGRAAEHAAGALVAVVGGCEALQVEAVRAGAMSQLLMLVQGGCSERAKRKAQHLLKLLRSAWPNTDCIANSDDFLQHY from the coding sequence ATGCCGGGGAGCGTGCCGCTGGCTCTGGGCCTGGACACGGCGGGGCTGCAGGTGCCGTGGTACTTCCGGTGCCCCATCTCCCTGGAGCTGATGCGCGACCCCGTGACGGTGTCGACGGGGCAGACCTACGACCGCGCCAGCATCGAGTCGTGGGTGGCCACTGGCAACACCACCTGCCCGGTCACCCGCGCGCCGCTGGCGGACTTCACGCTCATCCCCAACCACACCCTCCGCCGGCTCATCCAGGAGTGGTGCGTGGCGCACCGGTCCATGGGCGTGGAGCGCATCCCGACGCCGAAGCAGCCCGCGGACCCGGACCTGGTGCGCTCCCTCGTCGCGCAGGGCCCGGGCCTCCCCGCGCTGCGGAGGCTCAGGGCGCTCGCCAGGGAGTCCGACAAGAACAGGCTCGTCATGGCCACGCACGAGACCAGGGCCGCGCTTGTGGAGTCCGCCTTCGGCTCCGGGGCGGCTAGCAGCGAGGAGCTGGAGGCGGAGGCCATGGCGGTGCTCGCGCTGGTGGGCCTCGGGGAGGCGGAGGCCGCGGAGGTGGTCGGGAGGGAGGAGAGGGTGGCCAGGCTCGGCAaggtcctcggcggcggcgccggcgccggcgtcccGCTGGAGGCGAGGGTGAACGCGGGCGCCGTGGCGGAGgccgcggcgtcggcgtcgggcgCGGAGGCTCGCGCCGTGCTGGGCGCCGCCGAGGGCGTCATGGACGGCCTGGTGGAGCTGGTGGAGGAGAAGGCCAACGCCCGCGCCGTGCGCGTCGGGATCCGGGCCCTGTTCGCGCTGTGCCTGGCCAAGGAGAACCGCCCGCGCGCCGTGGCGGCGGGCGCCGCGTCGGCGCTGGCGCGGCGCGTGGCGGAGGGCGGCGCCGGGGAGCCCGAGCGCGCGCTGGCGGCCGTGGAGCGCCTGTGCCGCGCCGAGGGCGGGCGCGACGCCGTGGTTGCGGGGGCCGGGGGCGGggccgcggccgtggcggcgcTGGTGCGCGCCATGTCCGGGCGCGCGGCGGAACACGCGGCGGGCGCGCTGGTGGCCGTGGTGGGCGGGTGCGAGGCGCTGCAGGTGGAGGCGGTCCGGGCGGGCGCCATGAGCCAGCTGCTGATGTTGGTGCAGGGCGGGTGCTCGGAGCGCGCCAAGCGCAAGGCGCAGCACCTGCTGAAGCTGCTCCGCTCCGCCTGGCCGAACACCGACTGCATCGCCAACTCCGACGACTTCCTCCAACACTACTGA